Proteins encoded by one window of Clostridium bornimense:
- a CDS encoding UvrB/UvrC motif-containing protein — protein MLCDICKKNNATILITKIVNGEKKELNVCEYCAREKTDFFFGEDLDFINKFSFQNILSDIMDYVNENKKEDIIKTIVCNKCGTTLEEFKKTGLLGCDNCYNEFSSNIESIAKRLQGSIEHKGKIPLREGKMLVREKYLTKLKFEMQKVIEEENFERAAEIRDEIKKIESEGNYDKLD, from the coding sequence ATGTTGTGTGATATATGTAAAAAAAACAATGCAACAATTCTGATAACAAAGATTGTAAATGGAGAAAAAAAGGAACTAAATGTATGTGAATATTGTGCCAGGGAGAAGACTGATTTCTTTTTTGGAGAAGATTTAGATTTTATAAATAAATTTTCATTTCAAAATATTTTAAGCGATATTATGGATTATGTTAATGAGAATAAAAAGGAAGATATAATAAAAACAATAGTATGTAATAAGTGCGGTACTACATTAGAGGAATTTAAGAAGACAGGATTATTGGGATGTGATAATTGTTATAATGAATTTTCATCTAATATAGAAAGTATAGCAAAGAGATTACAAGGTAGTATAGAGCATAAGGGGAAAATTCCATTACGTGAAGGGAAAATGCTAGTCAGAGAGAAGTATTTAACAAAACTAAAATTTGAGATGCAAAAAGTTATTGAAGAAGAAAACTTTGAAAGAGCAGCGGAGATAAGAGATGAAATAAAAAAAATAGAGTCAGAGGGTAATTATGATAAATTGGATTAA
- a CDS encoding ABC transporter permease, producing the protein MIGKYTDISKRNLLINKKRTILVSIGIILSVSLITAMATFLISVQKYNIEGIREYRDYHVLYKNINEKNKNVISKYGTIEKYCFYNEVGEYKLGHEMVQTISTDIDGIEVLGYKLVSGRLPKSSNEIVIDNNKYCSYGRDIEVGTDVTLMEEENEIQYTVVGIIEKKEWNGPIAVVFNDKNSQMGAIVKIKEDSRLRKNIDKLNEVLKKDNNSIEIEENDSLLSYLGASEYQNINSELYIVIIILISIVVISTIVMISNAFNITVTERLKEFGLLKAIGTTPSQIRTLVFIEATIIAFISIPIGIIIGYLGLKLVLILLKNSLISELAEVNIILNIKVILIVIIIGIVTVYLSALSSTIKAGRVSPLECINSSTVNIKRVPRGRIINKIFRIEGLLAFRNRKINRNRYYVTIVSMSLSIALFISISTSLTRLYGSMEEVIDPSSVYDMEIMSMDNSEDYSEIKEKLLKCKEVKDIKDIRFGAEVIGYVDEGKTLSYSTYEDRFSIDDNTLEAIPVEVILIDKSYESWIKTKIDNFSYGDLVKEKGVISLDVKCFDSVKGKYVSGYNNIHKGDNLYLSDITEVELQKNSDIGKGIVRNSLKKANIMYNMVCKLGRDTFISTSNGIIMIIPIENWKEIHLGETENIKLSTNTITSLGVKLKDNLNKEQLNIVRKSIKDEFGDRYYIDDFLEDKEYNNKRIMTVKIFSYSFILIITLISVLNIINTVSTNILLRKRELSSLRAIGTSFSSMRKMLLMEGMMYGIYSSIYGSLLGIILANFIVKQISNVFGVMNIFPIKEILIAVVVSTLLGIVSIIIPLNRLKKVSIIDGIKALD; encoded by the coding sequence GTGATAGGTAAGTATACAGATATAAGTAAAAGAAATTTATTAATAAATAAAAAAAGAACGATTTTAGTGTCTATTGGAATAATTCTTTCTGTATCATTAATTACAGCCATGGCTACATTTCTTATATCTGTACAGAAATATAATATAGAAGGAATTAGAGAGTATAGGGATTATCATGTTCTGTATAAAAATATCAATGAAAAAAATAAAAATGTTATAAGTAAGTATGGGACAATAGAAAAATATTGCTTTTATAATGAAGTTGGTGAATATAAGTTAGGACATGAAATGGTACAAACTATTTCTACGGATATAGATGGTATTGAGGTATTAGGATATAAGTTAGTATCAGGTAGATTGCCTAAAAGCAGTAATGAGATAGTTATAGATAATAATAAATATTGTAGTTATGGAAGAGATATTGAAGTAGGTACTGATGTAACTTTAATGGAGGAGGAAAATGAGATTCAGTATACTGTTGTGGGTATTATTGAAAAGAAAGAATGGAATGGTCCTATAGCGGTAGTTTTTAATGATAAAAATTCGCAAATGGGGGCTATTGTTAAAATAAAAGAAGATAGTAGATTAAGAAAAAATATAGATAAATTAAACGAAGTGCTAAAAAAGGATAATAATTCTATAGAGATAGAAGAAAATGATTCATTATTATCATATTTAGGAGCTAGTGAATATCAAAATATTAATAGTGAATTATATATAGTTATAATTATTTTAATTAGTATCGTAGTTATTTCAACAATAGTTATGATAAGTAATGCTTTTAATATAACTGTTACAGAAAGACTTAAGGAATTTGGATTGCTCAAAGCTATAGGAACGACACCATCTCAAATAAGAACTTTAGTTTTTATAGAGGCAACAATTATTGCTTTTATTTCTATACCAATAGGAATTATTATAGGATATCTGGGATTAAAATTAGTTTTAATATTGCTAAAAAACAGTTTGATTAGTGAGCTTGCAGAAGTAAATATAATTCTTAATATAAAGGTCATATTAATAGTTATAATAATAGGAATAGTAACAGTTTATTTATCAGCTTTAAGTTCAACGATTAAGGCTGGACGAGTATCACCATTAGAATGTATTAATAGTAGTACTGTTAATATAAAAAGAGTTCCTAGAGGGAGAATTATAAATAAAATTTTTAGGATAGAAGGATTATTAGCATTTAGAAATAGAAAAATTAATAGAAATAGGTATTATGTTACTATTGTATCTATGTCACTTAGCATAGCATTATTTATATCAATATCGACATCATTAACTAGATTATATGGTTCTATGGAGGAAGTCATAGATCCAAGTTCAGTTTATGACATGGAAATAATGTCTATGGATAATTCAGAGGATTATTCTGAAATTAAGGAGAAATTATTAAAATGTAAAGAAGTAAAGGATATAAAAGATATACGTTTTGGTGCTGAAGTTATTGGTTATGTTGATGAGGGAAAAACATTATCTTATTCTACTTATGAAGATAGATTTTCTATAGATGATAATACATTAGAAGCAATTCCTGTAGAAGTAATATTAATAGATAAAAGTTATGAATCATGGATAAAAACTAAGATAGATAATTTTAGTTATGGTGATTTAGTTAAAGAAAAAGGAGTAATATCTTTAGATGTAAAATGTTTTGATTCGGTTAAGGGAAAATATGTTTCAGGATATAATAATATACATAAAGGAGATAATTTATATTTAAGCGATATTACAGAAGTAGAATTACAAAAGAACAGTGATATAGGTAAAGGGATAGTTAGAAATTCTTTAAAAAAAGCAAATATTATGTATAATATGGTGTGTAAATTAGGAAGAGATACTTTTATATCAACATCAAATGGCATAATTATGATTATTCCCATAGAAAATTGGAAAGAAATACATTTAGGGGAAACAGAAAATATAAAATTATCTACAAATACTATTACATCTCTAGGAGTCAAATTGAAAGATAATTTAAATAAGGAACAATTAAATATTGTAAGAAAATCAATAAAGGATGAATTTGGAGATAGATATTACATAGATGATTTTTTAGAAGATAAAGAATATAATAATAAAAGAATAATGACAGTAAAAATATTTTCCTATAGTTTTATATTAATAATAACTTTAATATCAGTGTTAAATATAATAAATACAGTAAGTACAAATATTTTATTAAGAAAAAGAGAACTTAGTTCACTTAGAGCAATAGGAACATCGTTTTCTAGTATGAGAAAAATGCTTCTGATGGAAGGTATGATGTATGGTATCTATTCATCTATATATGGAAGTTTACTTGGTATAATTCTTGCTAATTTTATAGTTAAACAGATTTCAAATGTATTTGGAGTAATGAATATATTTCCTATAAAAGAGATTTTAATTGCAGTTGTAGTTTCTACATTATTAGGTATTGTGTCAATAATTATTCCACTAAATAGACTTAAAAAGGTATCAATTATAGATGGAATAAAAGCATTGGATTAA
- a CDS encoding ABC transporter ATP-binding protein: MEILEVRGLSKIYGKAENEVKALDNINLSINSGEFVAIVGASGSGKSTLLNMIGGLDKPSSGDVIVDGDNITKLKEKEVAIFRRRKIGFIFQFYNLIQVLNVEENIALPISLDHGKVDKKYMEDIIKILGLENRKRHLPSQLSGGQQQRVSIGRALAYKPSLILADEPTGNLDSKNSKEVIQLLKVMAKKYNQTLIVITHDLNLAAEADRMITIDDGRIIKDEVIAGDR; encoded by the coding sequence TTGGAAATATTAGAAGTAAGAGGGTTAAGTAAAATATATGGTAAAGCTGAAAATGAAGTAAAGGCTTTAGATAATATAAATCTATCAATAAATAGTGGAGAATTTGTAGCTATTGTTGGGGCGTCAGGTTCTGGCAAAAGTACATTATTAAATATGATAGGAGGATTAGATAAACCTTCTTCAGGTGATGTTATCGTAGATGGTGATAATATAACAAAACTGAAAGAAAAAGAAGTAGCTATTTTTAGAAGAAGAAAAATAGGGTTTATTTTTCAATTTTATAATCTTATACAGGTTCTTAATGTAGAAGAGAATATAGCACTTCCAATATCCTTAGACCATGGAAAAGTAGACAAGAAATATATGGAAGATATAATTAAAATTTTAGGACTAGAAAATAGGAAAAGACATTTGCCAAGTCAGTTGTCAGGAGGACAACAACAAAGAGTTTCTATAGGAAGAGCTTTGGCATATAAACCAAGTTTAATACTAGCTGATGAGCCTACAGGAAATTTAGATAGTAAAAATTCTAAAGAAGTGATTCAACTGTTGAAGGTAATGGCTAAAAAGTATAATCAAACATTAATAGTTATTACCCATGATCTTAATTTGGCAGCTGAGGCTGATAGAATGATAACTATTGATGATGGGCGAATTATAAAAGATGAGGTGATAGCTGGTGATAGGTAA
- a CDS encoding histidine phosphatase family protein translates to MTKLYLVRHGETEWNLQHRMQGWSNSDLSSNGIKQAMLLRDRLKKEKIDVIYTSPLGRTIETSKILAGDMNIPIIPVENLKEMYIGNWEGYNQDEIKNFNEEQLYNFWNKPHLFIPDGGETFEEVRRRVVGETLKILKNNDDKNIVIVTHCIALKSILSHFEGRDISKLWEPPVIHQTSLSLIEYDNKNGQSSIELYGDVTHLGELYKTKVKGV, encoded by the coding sequence ATGACAAAGTTATATTTAGTTAGACATGGAGAAACGGAATGGAATTTACAGCATAGAATGCAAGGCTGGAGTAATTCTGATTTAAGTAGTAATGGTATAAAACAAGCTATGTTATTAAGAGATAGATTAAAAAAAGAAAAAATTGATGTAATATATACTTCACCGCTAGGGAGGACTATAGAAACGTCTAAGATATTAGCGGGAGATATGAATATTCCAATAATACCTGTAGAAAATTTAAAAGAAATGTATATAGGTAATTGGGAAGGGTATAATCAAGATGAGATAAAGAATTTTAATGAAGAACAATTATATAATTTTTGGAACAAACCACATTTGTTTATTCCAGATGGAGGGGAAACATTTGAAGAAGTAAGAAGAAGAGTGGTAGGAGAGACTTTAAAAATTTTAAAAAATAACGATGATAAGAATATAGTTATAGTGACACATTGTATTGCTTTAAAGAGCATATTAAGTCATTTTGAAGGAAGAGATATATCAAAGCTATGGGAACCACCTGTAATTCATCAAACAAGTTTATCGTTAATAGAATATGATAATAAAAATGGACAAAGTTCTATTGAGTTATATGGTGATGTAACACACTTAGGAGAGTTATACAAGACGAAAGTAAAAGGTGTATAG
- a CDS encoding response regulator transcription factor, producing MRSILLVEDDNALALGVKYTLENEGFNVLRGTSVEDSKKVFCSNEKIDLILLDLTLPDGSGYDLCKYIREKSNVPIIFLTAMDEEANVVLAFDLGGDDYITKPIRIKELISRINAVLRRSKRDAMDIKRSGEIALDINKAKLLKKDKEIVITTVEYKLLMLFFNNPQKIISRDEIIHNLWDIDGEFVDGNTLSVYIRRLREKIEDNPSKPVYIETLRGLGYKWSKNVI from the coding sequence ATGAGAAGTATTTTATTAGTTGAAGATGATAATGCATTAGCATTAGGAGTAAAGTATACTCTTGAAAATGAAGGATTTAATGTATTAAGAGGAACATCTGTTGAGGATAGTAAAAAAGTATTTTGTAGTAATGAAAAAATAGATTTAATATTACTAGACTTAACGCTTCCAGATGGTAGTGGATATGATTTATGCAAATATATTAGAGAAAAATCAAATGTACCAATAATTTTTCTTACAGCTATGGATGAAGAGGCAAATGTAGTATTGGCTTTTGATTTAGGTGGAGATGATTACATAACTAAGCCCATTAGAATTAAGGAACTTATCTCTAGAATAAATGCAGTGCTTAGAAGAAGTAAAAGGGATGCTATGGATATTAAAAGATCTGGAGAAATAGCATTAGATATAAATAAAGCTAAATTATTAAAAAAAGATAAAGAGATAGTTATTACGACAGTGGAGTATAAGTTGTTAATGTTATTTTTTAATAATCCACAAAAAATTATTAGTAGAGATGAGATTATCCACAATTTATGGGATATAGATGGAGAGTTTGTGGATGGAAATACGCTTTCAGTTTATATAAGAAGACTTAGAGAAAAGATAGAAGATAATCCAAGTAAACCTGTTTATATAGAAACTTTAAGAGGATTAGGATATAAGTGGAGTAAAAATGTTATTTAG
- a CDS encoding sensor histidine kinase has protein sequence MEYIYQNKQVKKSIIFIMVIIILILSIGYISSSIINIKIANYIRNEEAALIGEVYSIDEKVGEEVVSTITKGKIVDNDIEKGKELLKNYGYSEYEVKDKNSDIVIYINVTIAIIMFLLVCILIVKEIFTYKEFFKPIERINTIVEKIIDGNREIRLVENDEGQFYRLSSNINSLTRILNNAAIMLKKEKEFLKNLISDISHQLKTPLTTLIIYNDLLVDDIIGDDKKKEIFETSRVVLSKMQWLIINLLKLATLESSALEFKKENCIIKDVVIESINKLKAKINEKNVTIDLAMDNESLILDKGWTEEALINVIKNAIEHSNYNGEIKIHSENTLVYYKLIVEDFGEGIDEKDIINVFKRFYKGKSSSKDSIGIGLALCKSIIEGQGGKVAIESKKGYGTKFIFTFIKV, from the coding sequence ATGGAATATATATATCAAAATAAACAAGTTAAGAAGTCAATTATATTTATAATGGTAATTATTATTTTGATTTTAAGTATAGGCTATATTAGCTCTAGTATTATAAATATTAAGATAGCTAATTATATAAGAAATGAAGAAGCTGCTCTTATAGGAGAAGTATATTCAATAGATGAGAAAGTAGGGGAAGAAGTAGTATCAACAATAACAAAAGGTAAGATTGTTGATAATGATATTGAAAAAGGTAAGGAACTATTGAAGAATTATGGATATAGTGAGTATGAAGTCAAAGATAAGAATTCAGATATAGTGATATATATTAATGTAACTATTGCAATAATTATGTTTTTATTAGTATGTATTCTTATAGTAAAAGAGATATTTACATATAAGGAATTTTTTAAACCGATAGAAAGAATTAATACGATAGTAGAAAAGATAATAGATGGAAATAGGGAAATTAGATTAGTAGAAAATGATGAAGGGCAATTTTATAGATTAAGTAGTAATATAAACAGTCTTACTAGAATTTTAAATAATGCAGCTATTATGCTTAAGAAAGAAAAAGAATTTCTTAAAAATTTAATATCAGATATATCACATCAATTAAAAACGCCTTTAACAACATTAATTATATATAATGATTTATTAGTGGATGACATTATAGGTGATGATAAAAAGAAAGAAATATTTGAAACATCTAGAGTAGTGTTGTCAAAAATGCAATGGCTTATAATTAATCTTCTTAAGTTAGCTACATTAGAATCATCAGCATTGGAGTTTAAAAAAGAAAATTGTATTATAAAAGATGTTGTAATAGAGTCTATAAATAAGCTTAAAGCTAAGATTAATGAAAAAAATGTAACTATAGATTTAGCAATGGATAATGAATCTTTAATTTTAGATAAAGGATGGACTGAAGAGGCATTGATAAATGTGATAAAGAATGCAATAGAGCATTCTAACTATAATGGTGAAATAAAAATACATAGTGAAAATACTTTGGTATATTATAAGTTAATAGTAGAGGATTTTGGAGAAGGTATTGATGAGAAAGATATAATAAATGTATTTAAAAGATTTTATAAAGGAAAATCTTCAAGTAAAGATTCAATTGGCATAGGGTTAGCTTTATGTAAGTCTATAATTGAGGGGCAAGGTGGAAAGGTAGCTATTGAAAGTAAAAAGGGATATGGTACAAAATTTATTTTTACATTTATTAAAGTATAA